The following coding sequences lie in one Candidatus Neptunochlamydia sp. REUL1 genomic window:
- the lpdA gene encoding dihydrolipoyl dehydrogenase — translation MVNSFDVMIIGSGPGGYVAAIRAAQLGLKTACVEKEKVLGGTCLNIGCIPSKCLLQSSEMYYQLLHEGKTHGIEATPKINFPQMMKRKEDVVSGFNMGIEGLFKKNKVTHIKGTATFKDPHTMTVEGQDYTSKNFILATGSEPTPLPFLPFDEERVLSSTGALALKEVPKKMIVVGAGIIGVELGSVYSRLGTEIHFVEFLDKICPTLDDAISKALEQTLTKQGLTFQLSSKVSSAEVTSSGVKLSIEAGEALSAERVLVSVGRRPYTQGLGLEAAQITPDQRGFIPIDDNFRTSQPHIYAIGDLVDGPMLAHKASEEGYAAAEIIAGQSPHIEYIAIPSVVYTHPEVGAVGLTEAEAKGMGLSIKTGKFPFKANSRARCSGDDFGFVKMIADAKTGVLLGVHIISAHAGELIAEATLALEKRATAADLARTCHAHPTLSEALKEAALALTSKPIHM, via the coding sequence ATGGTTAATTCCTTTGATGTAATGATCATTGGGTCGGGACCAGGAGGGTACGTTGCTGCTATTCGCGCTGCCCAGCTTGGACTAAAAACGGCCTGCGTTGAAAAGGAAAAGGTCTTAGGAGGAACCTGTCTTAACATCGGATGTATTCCTTCAAAATGTCTTCTGCAATCTTCAGAAATGTACTATCAGCTTCTCCATGAAGGGAAAACCCATGGGATTGAAGCCACCCCTAAAATCAACTTTCCCCAGATGATGAAGCGTAAGGAAGATGTGGTTTCAGGATTTAATATGGGAATCGAAGGGCTCTTTAAGAAGAACAAAGTGACTCATATCAAGGGGACTGCAACCTTTAAGGATCCTCATACAATGACTGTTGAAGGACAAGACTACACTTCCAAGAACTTCATCCTGGCAACGGGGTCTGAGCCTACCCCCCTTCCGTTTCTCCCCTTTGATGAAGAAAGAGTCCTTTCCTCAACAGGAGCGCTGGCTCTCAAAGAGGTTCCAAAAAAAATGATCGTGGTAGGCGCAGGTATTATCGGCGTGGAGCTTGGTTCGGTCTATAGCCGTCTGGGCACTGAAATTCACTTTGTTGAATTCCTCGATAAGATTTGCCCAACCCTCGATGACGCGATTTCAAAAGCTCTGGAGCAAACCCTCACAAAGCAGGGGCTCACGTTCCAGCTCTCCTCTAAGGTATCAAGCGCTGAGGTGACTTCCTCAGGGGTCAAGCTCTCCATCGAAGCGGGAGAGGCTCTTTCCGCAGAACGCGTTCTTGTTTCAGTTGGCCGCCGCCCTTACACCCAGGGACTGGGGCTAGAAGCTGCTCAAATCACCCCGGATCAGCGGGGGTTCATCCCGATTGATGACAATTTTCGCACTTCCCAGCCCCATATCTACGCGATTGGGGATCTCGTTGACGGCCCCATGCTGGCCCATAAGGCCTCAGAGGAAGGGTATGCAGCGGCGGAGATTATCGCTGGGCAGAGTCCCCATATCGAGTATATTGCGATCCCCAGCGTTGTCTATACCCATCCTGAGGTGGGAGCTGTAGGCTTGACCGAGGCTGAGGCTAAGGGAATGGGACTTTCCATCAAAACAGGAAAATTCCCCTTTAAGGCGAATTCCCGCGCACGCTGCAGCGGGGATGATTTTGGCTTTGTTAAAATGATTGCAGATGCAAAAACGGGGGTTTTACTAGGTGTCCATATCATCTCTGCCCATGCTGGGGAATTGATTGCTGAAGCCACTCTTGCCCTCGAGAAACGAGCGACAGCAGCCGATCTTGCCCGCACTTGTCATGCGCATCCAACGCTTTCCGAGGCCCTCAAAGAAGCCGCCCTAGCCCTCACTTCAAAACCGATCCATATGTAA